In Haliaeetus albicilla chromosome 26, bHalAlb1.1, whole genome shotgun sequence, the sequence gagagcaCTGCCAGCTCGGGAGCAGCAGTTTGCTACCCTCCCCCACCCTCTAAAAATAACCGGCTCCCTCAGTGCCCAGCACACCCATCCCCCTGCCTGCACCGCTGCCCGGGGTCCCTCTGGGCCGGGGGACCCTCTTGCCCGTCCGACAGGACTTGGCAGGGAAGCCCTGCACAGGGGAAGCCAGGCAGGGGAGGCCAGGGCAGGGCTACGCTGGATTCGTGACCCCAGCCGGGAAGGTGCCATCCTGCCACCTCTGCCACCCCCGGGAGGGGACCAGCCCCCCGGGAACCTCCCGTTCCTCAGTCTCATGCCCAGAAAGTGGGAGCAGCTCCTCTCCAGCCCACAGAGGAGAGGCAGCTCTGACCCACATATGATTTGGAAACCTATTTATAGCCTGCGGATACTGAGGGCTTGGGGAAAGCTCTGCCAGCCTGGAGAGATGGCCCTGGGGACCAGGGATAGGGCTAGCAAGAGCCTGGGGCATTTGGGACAGAGAGCGGGCCgtggcagggagggagatgCTGCACAGGGCAGTGCGTTGGGTGGGAGACGGAGTCCAACCCACGGCCCTGGGCTCCTCCAGAAGCCACAGGGCCCGGACGGCTCCCACGGACGCAGGGTGGGAGCGGGGCAGGAGAGACCCAACTGTTGCTGCCCCACGAGGGGACCCGCCGGGCTGGGCCcaggccggggctggggggacatGCCGGCAGCCGCGCACGGCAGGGCACTCCCGGGCCGCTCCGTGGGCCCGTGCCCGGACGGCGCCCACGCTCCCTGGTCCCCCGCGGGCAGACATCGCTCGGCCCCGGGGCCCGGCCGGCGGGGGGAGAGGGCAGCGATGGGGAGGGCGGGGACCCAGGGGAGACCCCGACCCCCGGGGATAGGGGGGCTGGCTCCACACCCCTCCTGCGCCCCCGGCCTGCGGCTCCGCGGGCTCCCCTCCGGCCCACGCAGCCGCCCCGCGGAGCCTCCCCCCTCCGGGGCCTCGCCTCGTccgtccccccgccccggcggctGCAGCTGCCCAGGGCCGCCGGCGAGCTCCAGCCGCCCGGGACCccccgccgggcccgggcccgggcccgccgcccccgcgctCACCGGGCTGCGCCGCTTCAGCGTCACATTCTTCCAGAGCAGGAGATGGAGCTGGTGCAGGAATCCCATGGCCGGGCCGGGCCCAGCCCCGCCGCAGGGGCTTCCCCCGCTCGGCTCCGCGGATCACCCGCTGCCCACCGCCATACCCCACCAGGCCGCCGCCTTTGTCCGCAGCAGGctaggagggaaggaaagaacgGGCcgagctccagctccagctccagctccaggcccggcccggccttgCGCAGCaccgcccccggcccggggccgcTCGCCTGCCCGCCGCCCCTTAAAGGCACCGCCGGGCCGCAGCCGCTccgcccgcgccgcccggcccggcttGGGGCAGGGCCTCGGGGCGCCCCTGCGGTCCAGGGTAGGCCGGAGCCCCGCGGCCCGGCTGCGGGGCGGCTTTGCCGGGCCCGGAGGGCACCGTCGTCCCGCGAGGGTCCCCGGGGATTTGCCGCCAGGCGGGCGCTTGCTGGTGGATCCTGCTCCTCGCCGGGCAACCGAGGCACGGAGCCTCCGGGGCAcggcgggggggcggccgctGCGGCAGCCGCATCTCTCCGGGTACGGCCGGGCCGGGAGCGGGGCTCCTGCCCCAGGGAGGTGCCGAGTCAGGGAAACCCCCAGGAGCTGCCCCTGGAGccacccctcctcctctccacgCCAGAGACACAGAGAGGTCACCCCCTACCGAGCCTCTCCGCGGTCGTTGTCCCTCCAGGACAGACTTGCTTCAGGGCAGCCTGTCGCTGTGGAGGTCCGCGTGCGAGGGTGGCACTGCTGTCCCCACAttctggctgctgcctgccctgctcgGGCCCAGTTGCCCGCAGCTTCTGCCCAACTGGACCCACAGACAAGTGGTGGGATGCCCACCTGTGTTCTTGGAGGGGACCAGCCTGCCTGCAACAAGCTGTacccccagcccagctgtgaCTCTGAGGCTGGGAAGGATGCCCTCAACAGCAGTAAGCATTGAACCAGGCCAGCTCTCTGTCCGTCCTTCCTTCCATCCATCCttctatccatccatccatctctccctccctctttccatTCCTCTGGTTCTCTTCATTTCACAacctgtccctccctcccccccacctgTCCATAGCGACCTCTCTCCTTTgccccctctcctctcctgcagctATCTTTAACCATTTCCGTTTCCATGCTGCTTTCACGGCCAAGTGCAGCCGGGAGCTGTGAATAATTCGTttggctgccccagccccaagTGGTGTTGCCAAGGGTGACTGCATTTCGGGCAGGCTCTGCAACAGCTGCCCAGGCACTAACAAAAGCTCCCCTTGTCCTGCCACAAAGCGCCATTATTCAAAAAACTTCTGGGTGAAACATTGTGCTGAGGTGAGGGAGGACAAGGGATGCCCCGGGGGGTCGGGGTGGTGGGGAGGCACCAAGTTGCCCCGGCTCCATGCCCTGGGGAGGGTGGCTGGTTTGGAAGGGCTGCAGGATGTGTGGGCAGGcgtgcaggcagcagagctgcctggcgTCAAGAGGAGCTGAGCACGGGGTGGCCAGGGCTGGCTCAGTGCCTTTCCACCTGCACCCTGCTGGCATGAGTAATTTGGGGGCTGCTGCACTGGGATGACCGTGAGGTTTGTTGGTGTTTCTCTGGCTTTGAAATACAGGGGAGATCTGGTGTGAAGGTCAGTGGGGGTTCAGCCCCCAGACCTCGCTTCAGCAATGGCTTTTACTTGGTCCCTGGGGAAGGAAGGATGCATGCACCCTTGGCTTCTCCCAAGGGATTGCACATGGGCTGTCCCCACCTCACACTGGAAACACCTCAAAAAAACCTGCCCTGCAGCAGAGTGGGTCCCCAGCTCGGGGGGGTGCAGTGGGGAGGGTCATGGATGGGGCTGTGGGTGACATGGGCTCAAAGCCCTGACCTCAgtctcctgcctccctccctcctgctgcccctggGTGGGTCTTGGTGAGCTTTGCAGCTCCTCTTCTGCTTGGCATGACCACAAAACCCTGTGAGGGGCCAGCAAGAGACAGACCCAGCACTGTGCCATGGGGCAGCACAGCCCCGAGGACCTGGTGGCCCATCTTCTCCATGGACCTGGGGCCCTGAGCACCTCTCAGAGGACTTCCTTGCGGGTGACCAAGCTCCTGTGTCTGTGTGGGGTCATCTGCAGATGGCAGCACCCACCCACACAaagctccctgctctgcattGGTGCTGATGGTCCCATGGCCTGGCCCCGGGTGCTGGGGACTTCTGCCCAGCCAacccaggcagagctggcccTGGCTCCCAGCCTGACTTGGAGCAATTAGGCAGCCCCAGCATCCAGCACTGTGCTGCCACGTCCCTAGGCCACAGGGGTCAGGGTGTCTGGACCCACTGGCTGCAAGTACCCCCCAAGGCAttgtccctgctgctggggtgTCCTGGGGCAGCACTCAGGGTTGACGGTTACAAATGCCAGGGAAAagctccctcctgctctgccaccCATCCTGCATCCCCCATGGAAACCTTGTGGCTGATGCTGTCCCCGCTGCTGTCCTCCACGGAGGGGAACAACCCCATCCCGTGTGGCCCTGGTCCctagggctgtgctggggggagACGGGGACAGCAGCTCAGACAATGCTGGCAGCTCCAGCCAGGCAGGgagtgctgcctgcagccagtgGGGTTGGAGCAGGCCAGGCTGGGAATGGTGCCCCACGAGCTGTGCAGCGCCCTGTATCTGGGCTCTCAATCATGCAggggaagaaatgcagaaagggAGTGAGAAAAGATAACAGGAAATGGGGGACAtggctggggaggaaaaaacacccagccccagagctgcagtTGGCCTCTGAGGGCTCCCAGGGTGGCACTGAAACCGCAGAGCCCTGCTACACCCTGGCGTGGTGGCACGGCATTGTGCCCAGCCACTGCCTGGCCCGTCACCTcgctgccagggctgcagccaTCCTTCCTCCCAGGATTCAGGCAGCCAGTGGGAGCAAGGGTGCAGCAGGAGGTGCAGACCCCAGGGGTGCTCGAGCAGCCTGAGGACCCCCAGGCAGCAGTTTGGGgccctgctcccagctgtgTGTGTGCCAGGGCATGCCCCTGCCAGCTCCAGGGACAGCGTTGCACACCTTGGGGTTCTCCCTGCCCCCTCTGCCTTGGtttctccatctctttttcCCCTGCCAGGGATTTCAGGGAGACTTGGTGCCCAGACAACAATGCCAGCAAAGAAAACAACCGAATGCATGGCCAGACCCGGAGAAGGGCAGGTCTGGAGCCTGGGCACGGGCAGCAGCCCTCTGTGCAGACGCTGCCAAGGCCACACACGTGCCCGCTTCCCCTTTTGGCAGAAAACAGCTTGGCCAGGGCAGGTGCCTATGGTTTGGCAGCACCAAGGAGCTGCTGGTGGCGCTTTAGCTGATGGTTTCAAGATGAGTCAGTGGGAGTCAAAGTCAGGCTGGCATCCTGTTTTCAACCAGGCTGTGGGTGGCAGATGGGATGCACCTTGGCAAGTCTGAGGGCAGGGCCCTGCTTGCACTcatcccagcacaggcagggcatTCGAACCCCCAGCACAAGCACCTGGGCAAGGCACCGTCTCCTTCCCAGCACCCGCCAGGAGGGAATCGCCCATGGCCCTGTCATGGCTACAGGCAATGCcagtggcagtgccaggctGAGGCTGTGGGGCTGATGCCCCTCTCCatccctgccagctctgccacaggCGACAGCAGACGCCGAAGAAGAGCCTGGTTCCAGTTCGAGCTGAATGAGCATCTCGCTGTTCAGCTGCTCCTGGGTGATTTTGGAGGGAGCTGCATGTGCCAGGGGTAGGCAGCTGGACCCGACAATCCTGCTttcaataataatgataataataacagcagcagcagcaaccatAATGTATTAGTGGTCTCAGCAAAAGTGTTTGTGGGATGTGCTTTGACACAAAGCTGCCAGCTAGCAGAGCTGCCCCATGGGCTCAGCACAGCCCCACCAGGCAGCTTTACCCCCTGCAAGGCCATGgctccagcaggcagctgcacagGCAGGAGTGCCATGGGCAGAGCAGCCTGCTGGGGTTCAGGACCCTGCCTCCATCCTGCCTCACAGGGCTGGGTGCCCAAGGACAGGGTGGGGTGGCAGGGCTTCAGCATGGGTTGGGGATCTGTACCCGCTGTCCCCTCCTCCATGCCACCCCGTGCCACCTCCCGATGCCCTGGCACCCCTCTGCCATGGGGGCAGGAACCCAGGAACCTGGCTGGGGAAGTTGCCCTCAGTCCCCACTGGCTTGGGAGGGGACCCTTCCACACCATGGGGAATGCTGGAGAGCCATGGAGCAGTGCAGGAACACGAGGCTATCCCGCAGACTTCAAACCAGGGACAGGTACCTTGGAAAaccacagcccagctggggcATTGGGGCTTTGGCTGGCAGCTGGGATGGGAGAGGTGTTGGGCAGAAAGGAGCCATGATTTGGCATGTTTCAAACCTGGCACCTGGGAAACCCCTTTGGGGAACTGAAATTCCACACGAAGCCACATGCACCTTCTCCAaggagctgcagcctggctggagAGTGGGGGGGAAGCACAGGGGGATAGGGCATGGTGTGCAGGCACAGAGCTGTGAGCAGCACCTGCACCGGGAGCCTCTCCCAGGGGTGCCagggcactgctgtggggcagcACCTGCCATGGGGCATGCACTGAGCAACAGTGTCCCACCCTGGCATGGGGCATGCAACCAGCCATGGGGCAGTCACAGGGCATGCACAAGCCACGGGCACCTACCCAGTCACAAGGCACCCACCCAGCCATGGGGCACCTACCCAGCTGTGAGGCACCCACCCAGTACCCACCCAGCCATGGAGCACCCACCTGCCCATGGGCATGCACTCGCCCTGAGGGCACACACCTAGCCGTGGGTCACATCACTGCCCATGTAGCACAGGGGAAGTGCTGGGAGTGGGCTGTGCCAGCTGCCACGCGCAGCAGGAAGGACCCGCTGTGGGGCCGGGACGaggcaaaaccacagaaaagaggAAGCCCTTGAGTGCCCCAGCCCAGCGCTGGCAGCCACCCCGGCAGACACACGCAGGCACCTCGCACGCCACCACGCCGGACCTTCCCTGGTAAGTCTGAGCTCAGCACCGCCACCCGCCATGGGCAGAGGGGCTGAGAAACGGATCGGCTCCTGGCACTGCCAGAATGGGGTGTCCCTTCCCAGAGCATCCTCAAAACGGGGGCAGCATCCCCACTGCCGGGGACCGGCGGGCAGAGGGACCCAAAGCACCAGTGTATGGTGCAGGGAGCCGGCAAAGCTTTCCCAACCCTCCCCATTTCGGATGCCAGGTTTTTCTGGAGCCTAAACTTAGCTTGTGTATTTTAGCAGGACAGACAGAGCAGGCCAAGGCAGGGAAGGGATTttttgcagcagagctgcagtggctggggtgggaaagcagggcaCCACTTTCCAGGAGGCTCCAAAATCGCAGCAGAACCGCCACAGCCCTGGCCAGCAGTAGGACTTAGGCAGCTAACGTGTTTTCAGAGGCTACCTCGAAAGGGAAACCACCTTTGACATGAAAGCTGTGGGTGGCCCACGGGCACTGAGCCCTGCGCCTGGGACTGGCAGTCTCAGGTGGGCTCGAGCTGTCAGCCTGTTCCCAGCCCGGCCAATTGTccccctcaccaccaccaccactatTCTTTGTTCCCATCAGTGCTGCTGGTTAAAGCACAACACTTGAAGTGCAGCACCACCAGCGGAGGCCTGAGGCAGGCAGATGGGCACCATGGCAGGGTGAGCGTCTCGTGGCCAGGGTTCCCACGCACCTGCAGGCTGagccccaccagcagcagcccctgcctgcactgctcTCCCTGCCCATGGGGCACTGGCCATCTGTGATAccccaaaaataaaatgagtgtCTGGGGCACTGAAGCTGCATGCTTGCAGATTTCTGGGGCTCCCCACGCCCTTGGTGGCCGGGGAGAGCACCCCAAGCCTGGGGAGAGCACCCTGAGCCTGGGGAGAGCCCTGCTATCACCATAGGATGGTGCTGGGCTGAGGGGGCACTTCTTGGACAGGACACTCCAGTCTGGCCCTGAGCGGGGTTTTGGTCTTCCCAGTCACACCCTGCTTCACAGGTGGGGCCTCGCTGTGGGGTTATTCAGGCAGGACCCGGGGTGTTCCCCATCAACCTTCAGTGTGTGGCCCTatcctgcagacccccaggcaCCTTTTTTCCAAGCCTGGCTGTGGCAAGGCTGGCTGCATTTCAGGCTTGACCCATCCTGGGCAAAGCAAGAAGTGTGGAGTGGGACCGTGGCTGTTTGTCAGGTGGGAAAACTGAGGCTCGGAGCAAGTACCAAGGACCTCATCATTTGTGCATGTAATGGGGAGTGGTGCCAGGCAGTTGGGGCGGGGGAACAGATGGCTGCTGCCCATCGGTTCTGTACCTCCCTTTGGCAGCATCCCTGCTCATCCTGGAGATGGTGCATGGGGGACTGCAGGATGGTGACACAAAAGCCACCATGGGGTGACAGCAGGTGCACGGGGGATCCTGGTGGGGACAGGGGCCAGTAGAGGGGTCAGGGGTGATGCTGGGGCCCAGGTTTCATGGAGAAGTCctttctccatctcctctgGCCCCAGCGTCTCCCCACCACCCCTTGCCCCGGCAAGGTGAGCTGACAGCCCTTGGTggtctctcctctctcccaggtGTCAGCTCTGTCACCCGAGAAGGTGACAGCCAGCCCGGCAGCATGCCCCGGGCATTGCCGCTGCCACGGCCACCGTGGGGCTGGCCTGGAGTGAAGGCAGTGGTTACCGCCGGGGTGTTTGTAACCACCCTCTGGAACCTGAGGTGCTTCCTCAATCCCTCTGAGGTCTCTGGAGAAGCCCCCAAGCATACTGAGCCGCTGGTGGTCCTGGTGTGGGACTGGCCCTCGAAGCAGGTCCCCAATGTCAGTGGGGACATTTGCCATGAGCTATATGGCATCACGGGCTGCTGGCTCACCACGGAGCGGCAGCTTCTGGACCAGGCGGATGTGGTGGTGTTCCCCCACACCAGGCTCCAGCCCGGCAGGGACAGGCTGCCCAAGGAGAGGCCGCCAGGGCAGAACTGGGTGTGGGTCTCCCTGGAGTCCCCCTCCAACACTAAAGCTCTAGCAGGATGGAACCAGACCTTCAACTGGGTGATGACCTACAGACGAGACTCAGACATCTTCATCCCCTATGGCAAGCTTGTGCCCAACCGGTCAGCCACCATGAACATCCCCACAAAGACCAACTTGGTGTCATGGGTTATCAGCAACTACCACAGGACTCAGAAAAGAGCTGAAGTCTACCGAAACCTCTCCAGGTACCTCCACGTAAACATATAcggaaaagcaaacaaaaagccacTTTGCAAGGACTGCCTCTTGCCAACAACATCCAAGTCCAAGTTCTACCTGGCCTTTGAGAACTCCATCCACCAGGACTACATCACTGAGAAGCTCTGGAGGAACTCTCTGATGGCCAGCACCGTGCCTGTGGTGCTGGGGCCTCCCCGGGCCAACTATGAGCAGTTCATTCCTGCAGACTCCTTCATTCACGTTGATGACTTTGGTtccctggcagagctggctACCTTCCTAAAGACCATGAACTCCAGCCGCTACAGGCAGTTCTTTGCCTGGCAGAAGAGGTACAGTGTGAAGCTCTACACCGACTGGAGGGAGCGCATCTGCACCATCTGCACTGCCTACCCCAGCCTGCCCCGTGGCCATGTCTATCCCGACCTGGAGAGCTGGTTCAACACCTAGTGTGGGGCTGGTATGTGCTGGGACCATCGAGGATGCATCTGGACAGAGGATACTGGGGTGGGGAGAACGTGGGGCACCCTCCGACAGAACAGGATGTGGAGCAGGGAGGGATGCAGGAGCCCCAACCTCTCTTCCCAGCCTGGCTGTTGCCACACTGGGACCTTGAGCAACTCCACGTGACTTCATTTCTTGCAAAACAGAACCAATTCCCCCCAGATCTGACACTGACCTACCTCGCCGGGGTGCTGGCAGGACGAGAGGGTGCTTTGGAAATAAATGACACAGTGGTGCAGAGGCTCTGCCTGTGGTgcaggggctgggcagggcatCAGGCTGGCAGGGGGCTCAGGGCTCCCCAGTCTTCCCTTGTGATGGATCCATGGCCCCCCAGCACCTTCTGCTGGGTGGCGAAGCCCCAGTGGCAGAGGCCCCATGGTGACATTTCTCGCTGGGGTGGAGGACTCGACCTCAGGGGAGCTCAGGCGGACCCAGCACCCCACGGCAGGGTCGGAGAGCACAGCCTCTACTCCACCACTTCCcggcacagctctgcagcacccaCCCCCACTCTTGAGCCGTGGGTGTCACAGTGCCGGCGAGGACTGCCAGGACACCGCATGCTCTCAAGAGCAATCTCAGCCTGCTCAGTGCCAGGCCGAGTCAGAGAGGGATGCTGTGGTTTCTCACTCCCCTGCCGGCACGCCTGCCCTGCTGTGGCAGGAAGCCAGCAAGCTGGTGGCGTCCAGAGCCTCACAGCGAGCCCAGAGCAAAGCTGGTCCCGTGGGCGCCCTGTGGCACCGGCAGCCTGCTCCATGTGCCCTTGGCACTGCCAAGCCCCTGCCCACACTGCACTACCAGCACCCTGCAGTGCTGGACCCTGtgccacacacacactgcaCTGCGGCCACCCTGCACCATGTACACAGCCTGCACTGTTGGCACCCTGCAGTGCATGCACCCTGCACCCTGGGCATGGGCGATGCTCAGGTACCCCGAGGGGAAGCAACCATGTGGGATCAGTGGCAATGTTGGGGCTGGGTGACAGGACCAGGGGGTGGGACACGGCTGCTCCATCTGTGGCCCTCCCCGTGTGACCCTCAGCTTGGTGCCATCAACCCCCTTGGTATAAACAACTCATTTTTTCACAGgtttcccctggtttcccttaCCGCAGGCCCAAAGTCACCCAACCCCACCTCCCCGTGCCCGGGGTGCAGCGGGGCTCAGGTGTGCAGTGACACCCCCTCAGCAGAGGAGGGACATTCCTGCCCCAGGCTGGCCCCAGTGCTGGCCCTGGCCACCACTCACccagcctggcccagccctcgcTGGGTTGCAGTTTGATGGGTGTGCTGCACTCTTCTGATTTCTGTGGCTTCCGATTTCcgttttgttttgtcttctggGTCAACCGAAAACGGAGCAGGAGGGGCTCTgtgtgcctgcaggcagggggctggggcagcaggatCTGGGGGTcctgtgcagggctggggctcctGCCTGGCTGGCCTTTTGCTGAAAAGTCAGATGGTGGAAATGTGGAGAAACCTCGGGGAGGTGACACCCTTCCCAGGCTTTCTGCTACCAACCCTGCTGATCACCAGCttccagcacccccagccctcccacccccaaagtgccaggcagcaaagggcagcaGTGGCAGGGGCGGCAGTTTCCAGCGGATGCCgtgcctggctgtgcccccACCCTGTGGGCAGCCAGGGATGTGGCCTTGGGCACCCAGGCACTGGGGAGCAAGCGGGGACACAGGGCGAGCCAAGGGGATCCTGCCCcacagggctggcagccagCCTGGTGTGCAGCCCTGACCTTTGCAGGGTCCCGAGGTGCCTCAcgagcagctgcctgcagtgaccctgctcctgcctggcccaCGGGAGCAAGGCTGCAGGCCAGCCCCAGAGAGCAAGCCCATCGTTCACTGGCAGCCGAGCTGAAAAAGGGGCTTTTCAGAAGTTTCCCCACAGGGTTGGTCATTTCATTGCTTCTGCTCAGGGGAAAAATCCCTCAGGGACACAGGCTGGTGGCAAACCAGGCTGCAGAGGCCATGGCAGTGAAAAGTGAGGTGTCATCCCCCAGACACTTGCTTCTCctggctgggctggcaccccccatccccaccagctCAGCCCCTGGTGCCCACCCCAACCTGACTGGCTGGGCTGGCACCACCGGGCCCGGCCACTGCAAGGCTGCCTTGGCTGGACCACACATACGGGAGGAGCATCCCTCACCCGCTGGTGTCAGAGTGGCAGCCCCACAGCAAGGACAGCCCAGGCTTCCCATAcctctcccctgcccacagcagggctgggagctcaGCAGCTCCCACTACATCCCCACCCGGTCCTTCCCTATCCACGGGCATCTGCTGGAGCAGCCTGCAAGATCCCGCTGGGCTTCTACTCTTCCCAAAAGCTGCTGTTTTAGCAGCTCAAACCAGGTGGAAGATGCGCCCGCCCCCCTACTCCTGACCACCTCTGCTTTGGGCGGGACAGCTCCAACAAGCTGGTGTCCCTCCAGGGCCAAGCTGCTACCACTCCTGGTGATGagccaggctgcaggcagccaagAGCTGGGTGTTGCAGGGATGACAGGGACACGTCCACCCTATTTGGGTGCACCGGTCCAGCCCGACTGTGCCCCTGCAAGTGGCCAAACCCACACTGCTGGGCTGCCTGGGACTGTGCAGGAGCAGGGATGCAAGGGAGGCAAGGAAAGAGTTAACTCACTCTCATGCCCCAAAGAACTGAGATTTATTTCATTGCCAGAGGGAGtatgattaagaaaaaaaattataaaaatcatCAACTACAGCAGGCTCAAAGGCACAGGGGTGCTAGCAGCATAGATGGGACGGTGTCAGCCCCCTgggctgggaccccccagggAAAGATGATCCCTGGGCAtctgggctggggcagagggacaACGGCTGGGGAGTGGAGAGGGCACAGGGCACCCGGGGTGATGCTGGGCACAAGGGCCGGGGAGgaacacttccccccccccccccccagcccccccagcctgcccacGGATGGGTGAAGCTCTCCTGCACCGTGGGGTGaggggcagctggggctgtgaGGGCTCACCTCCAGCCCCATGCTCCAGTCCTTGGCTCACCccagctgcccaggagggtGGGCGGAGCCGCTGGGGACCCCAGCCCTGAGCACAGCACCCCAGCCCCACTCTACGTGACAGGGGGGAGGCACCTGGGAAACTAGTAATCGCTAcaaagatttttgctttttaaaaactacaaccaaaaaccattaaaaaaaaaaaataaaaccacccctctcccaccccccaccccaaaaatctaaaagatacttttttctgGGTCTTGCAGGAGAGCAGCTCAGCTGGGCTGGGGCCTGGCACAGGCGGCTGTGCTCATTGCCCCGGGCATGTGTGGCTTTGGTGGGGTGCAatggggcaggagcagctgccCCCCAAGAGAGGTCAGAGGGGGGCCGACACTGCTGGAACCAGTAAACTCACATaactgggaagggctgggagcAACCACAGAGAGCAGGCACCATCCCTGTGCCAGActcccagcccttcccctgcccctcgTGCCCCAAAACCCGAAGGCAGCCCAGCGAGCGCCCAGGCAAGCCCTGGGAGCGAGGCCGTGCCCGTGCCTTCTCAGGGTGAAGGCGGGGAGGAGCAGCCCCCAGAGAGCCAGCCTGGCCACGGTGTGGGGGTGGCACCGTCACtggcccccgcagccccccgtTCAGTGGCTGCTGTTGTTCATGGAGAGCCCAGGCTGCAGCGCTGGAGGGAACATCTCAGCTTTGTGGAAGGGCGGCATGTAGACAGGAGGGGAGGGTGTCAGGCTGTAGCCCTGGGACGTCACTGGGATGGGCAGGCCGGTGGGCACCAGGGACTGGTTCATGTCATACATCACCCCCTCTGCCTCATTGCCGAAGGGGAGCAGCAGCCGTTTGCCTTTCTGACGCCGGTTGCAGAACCAGACCCGGACCACCTGCAAGGGAGGGGAGACGGGGAAGGTTGAGGGGGTTAAGCCCCGGTGCTGTGTGGGTGACAAGTAGaccctgctgctggtggcatcTCCACAGCACCCCAACTCACCAGCACatcccccctccctgccacagctcctgctggggctgggctcGGCCGGGCTGATGGCGGCTACTAGCCCTGGCTGCTCTCCCACAGCTTCCAGTATCGACCTGGCCTGATATGAGCAATCTGGGAACCACATCCGTTCGGACACCCACCCTCTGAACCCTCCCAACCTACGTCTTTGTCCAGGTTGAGGTCCTCGGCTATCTGGGAGATCTCCTGGGGACTGGGCTTCACGCACTTGCGGAAGAAGCTCTCCAGTGTCCCCTTCACGTTGGTCTCGATGCTGGTCCTGCGTTTTCTCTTCCGGGCTTGGGCCAACACTTGCTCCGCATTGCACAtctggaaaggaagagaggCCATACACTTGGTCACAGGGGTGGTAACGTCCCCACCAGGCTCTG encodes:
- the FUT7 gene encoding alpha-(1,3)-fucosyltransferase 7 isoform X1; amino-acid sequence: MPTCVLGGDQPACNKLYPQPSCDSEAGKDALNSSVSSVTREGDSQPGSMPRALPLPRPPWGWPGVKAVVTAGVFVTTLWNLRCFLNPSEVSGEAPKHTEPLVVLVWDWPSKQVPNVSGDICHELYGITGCWLTTERQLLDQADVVVFPHTRLQPGRDRLPKERPPGQNWVWVSLESPSNTKALAGWNQTFNWVMTYRRDSDIFIPYGKLVPNRSATMNIPTKTNLVSWVISNYHRTQKRAEVYRNLSRYLHVNIYGKANKKPLCKDCLLPTTSKSKFYLAFENSIHQDYITEKLWRNSLMASTVPVVLGPPRANYEQFIPADSFIHVDDFGSLAELATFLKTMNSSRYRQFFAWQKRYSVKLYTDWRERICTICTAYPSLPRGHVYPDLESWFNT
- the FUT7 gene encoding alpha-(1,3)-fucosyltransferase 7 isoform X2, which translates into the protein MPRALPLPRPPWGWPGVKAVVTAGVFVTTLWNLRCFLNPSEVSGEAPKHTEPLVVLVWDWPSKQVPNVSGDICHELYGITGCWLTTERQLLDQADVVVFPHTRLQPGRDRLPKERPPGQNWVWVSLESPSNTKALAGWNQTFNWVMTYRRDSDIFIPYGKLVPNRSATMNIPTKTNLVSWVISNYHRTQKRAEVYRNLSRYLHVNIYGKANKKPLCKDCLLPTTSKSKFYLAFENSIHQDYITEKLWRNSLMASTVPVVLGPPRANYEQFIPADSFIHVDDFGSLAELATFLKTMNSSRYRQFFAWQKRYSVKLYTDWRERICTICTAYPSLPRGHVYPDLESWFNT